From Dechloromonas sp. A34:
CCGCGGCCGAGGCGCGCACGGCGAGGCCGGTGTCGCCGGTGCGGAAGACCACGCGCTCGCCGGACTTGAGGTCGGTGGCGACGGCGGCGAAGGGCTTGTTGAGCTTTTCCAGCGGGCGGTTGTGCAGATGCTGGTTGATGAAGTCCTGGAGCGCTTCGCCCTTCAGGATGCCGCGGCCGCCCAAGGTCCAGTCCGCGAAGATTTTCTCGTCGAGCTGCTGGGCAATTTTCTGCATCGCATAGGCGTCGTTGCCGCTGGCGTAGAGCGCGCCGACGACCGCGCCGGCGCTGGTGCCGACCACGTAATCGGCGACGATGCCCTGCGATTCCAGCATCTTGATCACGCCGATATGGGCGAAGCCGCGCGCCGCGCCGCCGCCCAGGGCGAATGCGACTTTCGGCTTGTGCACCGCCAGGGTCGGCGGCGGGGTCGGTTTGCCGGGAAAGAGCGCTGTGCAGCCGGCCAGGCTGAGGATACAGGCCGCCAGCAGGGTACGGCCGAGCAGGGCAACCGCTCTTGATGTGTTCAGCGGCTTGGCAGCAGCGCTGGCGGCTTCGAGGTGTTGATATTTCATGCAGTTTCCGGGCGTGCTGTTCGCCAATGGGGCGGGCGCCAATTTTCTATCAAATGACGACGCAAGGCTGGTTTTTTTGGCCTTACCGGCACATCCGGCGAATTTCATCTTCCTTGATCGCCTCTTCGACCTGGAAGAGGACCGCCTCGACGTCGGCCAGATGTTCGTCGAGGACGACCTGACCGGTCAGGACCTGATCGGGTTGCAGTGTGCCGCTCTCGTAGAGGCCCCAGATTTCCTTGCCGTACTGGCTGTCCTTGAGCGCCGGCGCGAAGGCGCTGAAGTAGCTGCGCAGATTGATCACGTCGCGCTCCAGCATCTCGGCGGACATGCTGTTCGCCGCGGCATCGATGGCCTGCGGCAGGTCGATGATGACCGGCCCGTCGGCGGCGACCAGAATGTTGTATTCGGAGAGGTCGCCGTGAATGATCCCGGCGCACAGCATGCGTACCACCTGATTGACCAGCAGGGCGTGGTATTCGAGCGCCACTTCCTCGCTCAGGGCAACATCGTTAAGGCGCGGCGCCACGTTGCCGTCGGCATCTGTCACCAGATCCATCAGCAGCACGCCCTCGAAGCAGATATGCGGCTGCGGCACCCGGACGCCGGCCGCGGCCAGCCGGTACAAGGCATCGACCTCGGCGTTCTGCCAGACCTCTTCCTGCATCTGGCGCCCGTAGCGGCTGCCTTTCTCCATGGCGCGCGCCTGCCGGCTGTTCTTGACCTTGCGGCCCTCCTGGTAGGAAGCCGCCTTGCGGAAACTACGCTGGTTCGCTTCCTTGTAGACCTTGGCGCAACGGATGTGCTCGCCGCAGCGAACGATATAGACGGTGGCTTCCTTGCCGCTCATCAACTGCCCAAGCACCTCGTCTACAAGGCCTTCTTCAACGAGTGTGGTGAGTCTTTTCGGGGTTTTCATGGGTGTGTTTGGGTTTCAGCGGCTTGCGGCAAATGATTCAGAGCCGAATCAGACCACGGTTTGGCCGGCAACACAAAGCCTGCTTCATTCTGCCGGTGTATCGCCCGACGGGAGGGGGCTTGCCGGCAGCTTTTGCAACTGCTGGCTGGCTTCTGTGATCTGGCTGTTGGCCTGGAGCACTTCGCTGTGCAGGCGGCGATTCTCGTCGGCCATCTCCTTGGCGCGGAAGGCTTCCTGGATGTTGGCACGGAGGTGGCTATCGTCCCAGGGTTTGGTCAGGAACTTGTAAATCGCACCCTCGTTGATGGCGTCGGTCACGGTCTGCAGGTCTGTATATCCCGACAGCACCAGACGGATCGTCGCCGGATGCAGCACCTTGACCCGGCGCAGGAACTCGACGCCGCTCATGCCTGGCATGCGCTGGTCGGATACGATGACGTCAACCCGGTGTCTGGCCAGCAATTCCAGCCCTTGCTCGGCGCCAGACGCGGTAAGGATCTGGTAGCCATCGGCCCGCAACAGTCGCTTCAGCGACGCGAGAATGTTCACCTCGTCGTCGACCAGGAGCAAGGTGCGGCTTCGTTTCATGCCGCCCAGCATCCGGCTGTCCAGTGAGCGACCGGTGCGCAGCAGGGCGGTTGCTTCCTCGGCGGGTAGCGGCCAGCTGAAATAGTAGCCCTGGATTTCATCGCAATAATTGGCGATCAGGAGGCCCAGTTGCCCCTCGGTCTCGACCCCTTCGGCAACCACCTTGAGGTTCAGGCTGTGGGCCAGGGTGATGATGGCGCGGGTGATCGACACATCGTTCGGATCGGCGATGATGTCGCGAACGAAGGCGCGGTCGACCTTCAGGCTGTCAATCGGGAAACGTTTCAGATAGGCCAGGCTGGAATAGCCGGTGCCGAAATCGTCCACCGAAAGTTTGACCCCCATCGCCTTCAGGCGGGTCAGGATGCCGATGACGTTCTCGGCATTCTTCATCAACTGGCTCTCGGTCAATTCCAGTTCGAGATAGGCCGGGGCCAGCCCGCTGGTATCGAGCGCCGCCCGCACCATCTGGTACAGGCTGTCGCCGAGCATCTGGCGGCCGGAAACATTGACGGCAATCGTTGGCGTGCCCAGCCCGGCCGCGTGCCAGTTCTGTGCCTGGATGCAGGCGGTGGTCAGCACCCAGGCGCTGACGTCGATGATCAGGTCAGTCGTCTCCAGCGCCGGAATGAAGTCGCTCGGCCCGACCAGGCCGCGTTGCGGATGTTGCCAGCGCAGTAAGGCTTCCAGGCCGGTCACCTTGCCAGTGGTGCAACTGACCTGGGGCTGGTAATAGAGCAGGAACTCGCCCCTGGGCAGCGCGTAGTGGAGATCGGCTTCCAGGCGCAGTTTGTCCTGGGTGTTGCGGTTCATCTCCGCGGTGAAGAACTGGTAGGTATTGCGCCCCAGATCCTTGGCCCGATACATCGCGCTGTCGGCATTGCTGACCAGGCCGTCGCTGTTGTCAGCATCGTCCGGGAACAGTGCGATACCGATGCTGGCCGAGACGAACAGCTCGTGGCCGTCGATCTGGTAAGCCTTGCGGCCGCTGGCGATCACTTTGCGGGCGACGTTTGCCGCCGCCTCGCTATTCTCGATTTCGGGCAGGATGATGGCGAACTTGTCGCTGCTCATCCGGCCGACGGTGTCGGTGTCACGCAGGCAGGCGGCAAGGCGACGCCCGACCTCCTGCAGGCAAAGGTCGCCGCCCCCATGGCCGAGCGTGTCGATGACCGTCTTGAAGTTGTCGAGGTCGACCGACAGCACCGCCAGCAGAGTCTGATTGCGCCGCGCCAGGGCCAGGCCCTGGGTCAGGCGCTCGTAGAACAGGGTGCGGTTGGGCAGCCCGGTCAGGACATCGAAGTAGGCCAGATAATTGAGCCGCTCCTGCTTGTCGAGATGATCGACGGCAAAGGCGATGTCACCGGCCAGTTCGGTCAACAGCCTCATCTCTTCTTCATGGAACAATTCAGGCTCGCCGGCGTAGAGGGCGAGCACGCCGATGGCCTGACCCGCCACCAGGAGCGGCAAAACGGCCATCGAACGGATGCTGGAATCGGCGTAATTCTTGGCGAACAAGACCGCCGGATCGTTTTGCGAATCGTTGGAAACGATGGTCGTCTTCTCGCGGATGACCCGGGCAACCAGCGTTTTTGGCGCATCCTCGGGCGACGACAGGATGGTCGTGATGGCGGTGACCAGTGCGTCACTCTTGCCGCTGCTGGCGACCGGGACAATCAGCCCGCTGCTGTCTACGACGGCGATCAGGGACATCCGGAAGCCGCCCGCGTCGACAGCAAGCCGGCAAGCTTCCCGGAACAACTCGGCCCGGTCACGGACGCGCACGATCAGCGTATTGATGCCGCTCAGCATGGCGTAGACGCGGTTCAACTGGGCGATTCTGTCCTGCGCTGCCTTGCGTTCGGTGATGTCGCGAAACATGCTCAGCAGACAGTCCTTGCCGCCCAGGGGAATGGCCGTTCTGGTGATATCGGCGTAAAACAGCGAAGCATCCTTGCGCCGGATGCGTGTATCCGTCGATAGAGGAATGTCGCCGTGGAGGATTCTATCGGTCTGCGCGATGGCGGATGAGGCCTCCGGTCTCGGATGGATATCGGCGATGCCGATATTGACGAGTTCCTCCCGCGTGTAGCCGAGCATCTGGCAGATGGCCGGATTGCCAGCGAGAAATTTGCCGCTGGCAATCTCGGTCACCAGGATGCCGTCGAGGGCGCTGTCGAAAATGGTGCGCAGTTCCAGTTCGGAATCGTGCAGCGCCTCTTCCGCCTGACGTCGTTCGGTGATGTCGATGTGCATCACGACGGCCCCGTTTTGCTGGCCGCGTACCAGCGGCGACACGGTCATCACGAACCAGCGTTGTTGGCTGGGCGAATGGCAGGGGTATTCGATGGTGAAATGCTGTTCCTGTCCAGCCAGCACCCGGCTGATGCCAGCTGCGACCTGAGCTGCCTCGGTCGCGTCTTCACCTTGAGCCCTGAGGCAAGTGTCCAGGTAATTTTCACCGATGCCGTAGTTTGCATCACGCAGCCCATTGCTGTCGGCAAAGCGCCGCCACGCCTCATTCACCACGATGATGCGTGCCTGGGTATCGAGCAAGGCGATATTGGCCGGCAAGGCGTTGAGAATGGCCGCCTGTTTGGCAGCTTCGGTGTTGCGCAACTGTTCCTGCACGTGGCGCAACAGATAGGTCCGGCCTTCGCGGTCGGCCACCCCGTCCACTTCACCGGCCGTCAGTTCTTCCAGGCGCTGGCTGGTCGAGTGCAGTGTTTCGATCAGCGCCAGAATTTCTTCGTTGCTGTCGCTGGGAGCGGAGGGTTGGGCCGGGTTCATTCAGCGAGACTGACCAAACCCAGGGCCAGCAGTACGGTCTGCGTATGACTCAGGGTGCCGACGATTCTGCGGACCGGGGCGGCGTCAGGGCGATCAGCGTCGGGGTCATGAAAATGCCTTCGGCCAGGGCGCGCTTCGGTTCCCGAAAGACGTCCACAATTTCGATTTCGTAACGCTCTGCCAGGTGAATCCGGCAGAACGTGGCCAGGTTGGCAATTGCCTGTGCCGAATTCGGCGCGTCGCCAGCGACATAGAGGTGAAACTTGAAGTGCGTGCGCCGGTTCATGGCGAATCCTCCTTGCCGCCTGCAATCGTTGCATCGGCACCGCGCAATTCCTTCATCTGGGTGCGGCCGCGTGACAACTCGCCTTCGTGGCTTTGCGTCGAGCGGACCAGCAATTCCTTCTCGACCTGCTTGGCGACGAGTTCGGTCTGCAACGACTTCAGCCGGACCTCGAGTTCGGCCTCTTCGGCATCAAGCCTGACCCGCTTGAGCTTGGCATTGGCCTCGGCGGCCTCGGCGGCCACGCGTTCGGCGCGTTCCTTTTCCCAGCGCAGCGTGCCCATCAAGACTTCGCCGCCGGCCGTATAGGTATCGGTCAGCGTTACCCCGGAATCGCTCAGGATCAGTTCGCGCACCTGGTTCGAATGGGCGGTGCCCCGGGATTTGACGATCGACAGCCCGCGATTGCGTTCGCCGGCCTGCATCAGGTAGTTGAGGTGAATCCAGGTATCGGCGAGGGCCGATATCTGCAACGGTGAGCCGCTTTCGGCCCGGTTCGACATCTCGTCGAGCAGGCTGGTGCACACCAGAGTGATGCCGTCGCCCTTGGACCAGTCGATCAAGCGGTCCGCCACACTCTGTGCGGTCAGGTCATCGCCGGATTTGTACCAGGTGGATACCGGGTCGATCACCACGCAACGGGCATCGTGTTGCTGGGCCAGCGTCTTGATGCGCACCAGATAGGTTTCCTCGCTGCCGGCGATGGAGCGGGCCGAGACCATATGCAGGCAGCCATTGTCCAGATAAGGATCCAGCCGGATGCCGACCGATGCCAGATTGCGGATGACCTCGTTGCGATCCGAATCGAAGCTGACGAACAGGGTGCGCTCCCCGCGCCGGCAGGCCGCCTCGGCAAAGGCGCCGCTCAAGGTGGTCTTGGCGGTGCCGGAGAAGCCGGTAATCAGAATGCTGGCGCCCCGGTAGTAGCCACCGCCGAGCATGGTGTCGAGTCGCTCGACGCCGCTCGAAACTCGCTCGTTGCTGACTTTGGCATCAACCCGGATGCGGGCGTGCGCCGCGTCGACCACCAGTCCGCTGGTGCCGATCAGGAATGGCGATTCATTTTCGTCGAAGCTGGAGCCGCGATATTTCTGTACCCGCAGATTACGATGCGACACCCCCTGCGCCACGCTGTGGTTGAGGATCACGGCGCAGTCCACCATGAATTGCATGAAGCCGAAAGGTTGCTGGATGACGGTGCTATCGTCATCACCACCGGCCTTCGCGGTGATGATCCCGGTCAGTTCCCTCGACAATAACCAGGCGTGCAGCCGGTATATCTCCTGGCGTCGTTTGGCCGGGTCCGGCAGCAAGGCCAGAACGACATCCAGGGCATCAAAGACAATGCGTCGCGCCCCCATGGTCTTGATCTGGGCTTCGAGCACCGCCAGCATGCCGCTCAGATCGAAGTCGCCAGACTGGACCAGGTCCGGTGGCGGCTGGGCATCCAGGAAGAAGAGTTTCTTTTTCTGCAAGGTGGCCAGCTGCCAACCGAAGCTTTCAGCATTGGCCACGATCCGCTGCGAGCTTTCCTCAAAGGCGACAAAGATGCCCGGCTCCCGGCAGTCCCGTGCGCCATGGGTCAGGAATTGCAAGGCGAGTATGGTCTTGCCGGAGCCAGGTCCGCCGACCAGCAGCGTGGTGCGGCCGCGGGGCAGGCCGCCACCGGTTATTTCATCGAAACCGGCAATGCCGGTCGGCACTTTGTTGGTCGCACTGACCAGGGGAGGCGGCAAGGACTTCATTATGTTTCCTATAGAAACCCATGATCATCCGAGTTGGCGTGAACCAGGCGCGGGGTATTGCTTGGTTCGAAAACTCCCCTTGCCGGCTGTTTTCGGCGTTAGTGGTGAAAATGCCAAATCTCTGTCGATTGC
This genomic window contains:
- a CDS encoding circadian clock KaiB family protein, which codes for MNRRTHFKFHLYVAGDAPNSAQAIANLATFCRIHLAERYEIEIVDVFREPKRALAEGIFMTPTLIALTPPRSAESSAP
- a CDS encoding PA4780 family RIO1-like protein kinase gives rise to the protein MKTPKRLTTLVEEGLVDEVLGQLMSGKEATVYIVRCGEHIRCAKVYKEANQRSFRKAASYQEGRKVKNSRQARAMEKGSRYGRQMQEEVWQNAEVDALYRLAAAGVRVPQPHICFEGVLLMDLVTDADGNVAPRLNDVALSEEVALEYHALLVNQVVRMLCAGIIHGDLSEYNILVAADGPVIIDLPQAIDAAANSMSAEMLERDVINLRSYFSAFAPALKDSQYGKEIWGLYESGTLQPDQVLTGQVVLDEHLADVEAVLFQVEEAIKEDEIRRMCR
- a CDS encoding EAL domain-containing protein, translating into MNPAQPSAPSDSNEEILALIETLHSTSQRLEELTAGEVDGVADREGRTYLLRHVQEQLRNTEAAKQAAILNALPANIALLDTQARIIVVNEAWRRFADSNGLRDANYGIGENYLDTCLRAQGEDATEAAQVAAGISRVLAGQEQHFTIEYPCHSPSQQRWFVMTVSPLVRGQQNGAVVMHIDITERRQAEEALHDSELELRTIFDSALDGILVTEIASGKFLAGNPAICQMLGYTREELVNIGIADIHPRPEASSAIAQTDRILHGDIPLSTDTRIRRKDASLFYADITRTAIPLGGKDCLLSMFRDITERKAAQDRIAQLNRVYAMLSGINTLIVRVRDRAELFREACRLAVDAGGFRMSLIAVVDSSGLIVPVASSGKSDALVTAITTILSSPEDAPKTLVARVIREKTTIVSNDSQNDPAVLFAKNYADSSIRSMAVLPLLVAGQAIGVLALYAGEPELFHEEEMRLLTELAGDIAFAVDHLDKQERLNYLAYFDVLTGLPNRTLFYERLTQGLALARRNQTLLAVLSVDLDNFKTVIDTLGHGGGDLCLQEVGRRLAACLRDTDTVGRMSSDKFAIILPEIENSEAAANVARKVIASGRKAYQIDGHELFVSASIGIALFPDDADNSDGLVSNADSAMYRAKDLGRNTYQFFTAEMNRNTQDKLRLEADLHYALPRGEFLLYYQPQVSCTTGKVTGLEALLRWQHPQRGLVGPSDFIPALETTDLIIDVSAWVLTTACIQAQNWHAAGLGTPTIAVNVSGRQMLGDSLYQMVRAALDTSGLAPAYLELELTESQLMKNAENVIGILTRLKAMGVKLSVDDFGTGYSSLAYLKRFPIDSLKVDRAFVRDIIADPNDVSITRAIITLAHSLNLKVVAEGVETEGQLGLLIANYCDEIQGYYFSWPLPAEEATALLRTGRSLDSRMLGGMKRSRTLLLVDDEVNILASLKRLLRADGYQILTASGAEQGLELLARHRVDVIVSDQRMPGMSGVEFLRRVKVLHPATIRLVLSGYTDLQTVTDAINEGAIYKFLTKPWDDSHLRANIQEAFRAKEMADENRRLHSEVLQANSQITEASQQLQKLPASPLPSGDTPAE
- a CDS encoding patatin-like phospholipase family protein, with translation MKYQHLEAASAAAKPLNTSRAVALLGRTLLAACILSLAGCTALFPGKPTPPPTLAVHKPKVAFALGGGAARGFAHIGVIKMLESQGIVADYVVGTSAGAVVGALYASGNDAYAMQKIAQQLDEKIFADWTLGGRGILKGEALQDFINQHLHNRPLEKLNKPFAAVATDLKSGERVVFRTGDTGLAVRASAAVPGVFQPTQFGGRSYVDGGLTSPVPVRAAREMGADFVIAVDISAIPDGQPVDSLTSILWQTTTIMGGLIGKTELRDADIVIRPNLPYVKSWDFTARHDAIMEGERAALAALPMIRQKLAR
- the kaiC gene encoding circadian clock protein KaiC is translated as MKSLPPPLVSATNKVPTGIAGFDEITGGGLPRGRTTLLVGGPGSGKTILALQFLTHGARDCREPGIFVAFEESSQRIVANAESFGWQLATLQKKKLFFLDAQPPPDLVQSGDFDLSGMLAVLEAQIKTMGARRIVFDALDVVLALLPDPAKRRQEIYRLHAWLLSRELTGIITAKAGGDDDSTVIQQPFGFMQFMVDCAVILNHSVAQGVSHRNLRVQKYRGSSFDENESPFLIGTSGLVVDAAHARIRVDAKVSNERVSSGVERLDTMLGGGYYRGASILITGFSGTAKTTLSGAFAEAACRRGERTLFVSFDSDRNEVIRNLASVGIRLDPYLDNGCLHMVSARSIAGSEETYLVRIKTLAQQHDARCVVIDPVSTWYKSGDDLTAQSVADRLIDWSKGDGITLVCTSLLDEMSNRAESGSPLQISALADTWIHLNYLMQAGERNRGLSIVKSRGTAHSNQVRELILSDSGVTLTDTYTAGGEVLMGTLRWEKERAERVAAEAAEANAKLKRVRLDAEEAELEVRLKSLQTELVAKQVEKELLVRSTQSHEGELSRGRTQMKELRGADATIAGGKEDSP